A single region of the Chryseobacterium culicis genome encodes:
- a CDS encoding NADH-quinone oxidoreductase subunit C gives MTNEFVLEAITREFPESVISSSEPYGMLTIEVKKEDIKKIIHYLKDSSLEFNFLTDICGIHYPEFPEKEIGVVYHLHNMMANFRLRLKIFMSRENIEVDSLVELYAGANWMERETYDFYGIKFKGHPDLRPILNMEDLGYHPMLKEYRLEDGTRTDKNDSMFGR, from the coding sequence ATGACAAACGAATTTGTATTAGAAGCAATCACAAGAGAATTTCCGGAATCTGTTATTTCAAGCTCAGAACCTTACGGAATGCTGACGATTGAAGTGAAGAAAGAAGATATCAAGAAGATCATTCACTATCTTAAAGATTCATCATTGGAATTTAATTTCCTAACGGATATTTGTGGTATTCATTATCCTGAATTCCCTGAGAAGGAAATTGGTGTTGTATACCATTTGCATAATATGATGGCCAATTTCAGATTACGTCTGAAAATCTTTATGTCCAGAGAAAATATTGAAGTAGACTCTCTTGTAGAGTTGTATGCAGGAGCCAACTGGATGGAAAGAGAAACGTATGATTTCTATGGGATTAAATTTAAAGGACATCCGGATCTGAGACCTATTTTGAATATGGAAGATCTTGGATATCACCCAATGTTGAAAGAATATCGCCTTGAAGACGGTACAAGAACCGACAAGAACGATAGCATGTTCGGAAGATAA
- a CDS encoding bacteriocin-like protein, which yields MKNVKKVSRQNLKKVNGGNAPECCSFYPPSLQHCCATPSSMSCPPPWADGTFSC from the coding sequence ATGAAAAATGTAAAGAAAGTTTCACGACAGAATCTAAAAAAAGTAAACGGTGGAAATGCTCCTGAATGCTGTTCATTTTATCCACCTTCATTGCAGCATTGCTGTGCTACTCCATCCAGTATGAGTTGCCCACCCCCTTGGGCAGACGGAACATTCTCATGCTAA
- a CDS encoding IMPACT family protein — translation MTFEYKTIEKPIENTLLKEKGSKFIGFAYPVTNEKELKGALEKIREEHPKATHHCYAFRMGLNGENYRANDDGEPSGSAGLPIYNQLLANEITNILVIVVRYYGGTKLGVSGLVKAYKESAKITLEEAHIITRELETEVEIQFNFNQQNTIFTLLSRFDAKVLNFDANENCILTASLKLAQKESISEKLSEMQYVSFEFND, via the coding sequence ATGACGTTTGAATACAAAACCATAGAAAAACCCATAGAAAATACTCTTTTAAAAGAAAAAGGAAGCAAATTTATCGGATTTGCTTATCCGGTGACCAATGAAAAGGAATTAAAAGGTGCACTGGAAAAAATAAGGGAAGAACATCCGAAAGCTACCCATCACTGTTATGCTTTCAGAATGGGATTAAACGGTGAGAACTATCGTGCCAATGATGATGGTGAACCTTCCGGAAGTGCCGGGTTACCTATTTACAACCAGCTATTAGCGAATGAAATCACCAACATACTGGTGATTGTAGTCCGTTATTACGGAGGAACCAAGCTGGGAGTTTCAGGACTGGTAAAAGCCTATAAAGAATCTGCGAAGATTACGTTGGAAGAAGCTCATATCATTACCAGAGAACTGGAAACAGAAGTTGAAATCCAGTTTAATTTCAATCAGCAGAATACAATTTTCACGTTGCTTTCTAGATTTGATGCTAAAGTTTTGAATTTCGATGCTAATGAAAACTGTATTCTTACCGCATCATTAAAACTGGCACAAAAAGAAAGCATCTCTGAAAAACTTTCCGAGATGCAATATGTTTCATTTGAATTTAATGATTAA
- a CDS encoding GTP cyclohydrolase, producing the protein MSTISIIEVKTADQLKQFVRFPMDLYKNNPYYVPSFIKDEMKIWDTKENPALQYSESRQFLALKDNKVVGRIAVIINHKEEKELGIKKVRFGWIDFIDDAEVSKALIQTATDYARENNINMIEGPMGFTNLDKAGMLTMGFDKLATMIGIYNHAYYPKHLENLGLTKEKEWVEYEMNFPKVLPEKVEKFSGLIAQKYKLKVLNFKSKEEILPYVEPMFKLLDETYKHLSTYTPISDEQIKTYREKYFPFINKNYVICVVDENQQLVSFAITMPSYSKALQKSKGKLFPFGWWHFLQAGKKNDRANFYLIGIHPEYQRRGVTAIIFKEIFVRFTSMGIDFAETNPELEENKSVQVLWQDYNPVNHKRRRTYSMEVNK; encoded by the coding sequence ATGTCTACAATTTCAATTATTGAAGTAAAAACAGCTGACCAGCTCAAACAATTCGTAAGGTTTCCTATGGATCTGTACAAAAATAATCCGTACTATGTTCCATCCTTTATTAAAGACGAAATGAAAATCTGGGATACAAAAGAGAATCCAGCCCTACAATATTCAGAATCCAGACAATTTTTGGCCTTAAAAGATAACAAAGTTGTAGGAAGAATTGCCGTGATTATTAATCATAAAGAGGAAAAGGAATTAGGTATTAAAAAGGTACGATTCGGATGGATAGATTTTATTGATGATGCTGAAGTTTCAAAAGCTTTGATACAAACCGCTACCGACTACGCCAGGGAAAATAATATCAACATGATAGAAGGTCCAATGGGATTTACCAATCTTGACAAAGCAGGGATGCTAACCATGGGATTTGATAAACTGGCGACAATGATTGGAATTTATAATCATGCATACTATCCAAAACACCTGGAAAATCTTGGATTAACCAAAGAAAAAGAATGGGTGGAGTATGAAATGAATTTCCCAAAAGTACTTCCCGAAAAAGTAGAAAAATTCAGTGGATTAATTGCTCAGAAATATAAACTGAAGGTTCTTAATTTCAAGTCAAAGGAAGAAATTCTTCCTTATGTAGAGCCTATGTTTAAGCTTTTAGATGAGACTTATAAACATCTTTCCACTTACACTCCTATTTCGGATGAACAAATTAAAACATACAGAGAAAAATATTTCCCTTTCATCAATAAAAATTATGTAATCTGCGTGGTAGATGAAAATCAGCAGCTGGTTTCATTTGCTATCACAATGCCTTCATATTCCAAGGCACTGCAAAAATCAAAAGGAAAATTATTTCCCTTCGGATGGTGGCATTTTTTACAAGCCGGAAAAAAGAATGATCGTGCCAATTTCTATCTTATCGGAATTCATCCGGAATACCAGAGACGTGGGGTAACTGCTATTATTTTCAAGGAAATTTTTGTACGATTTACAAGCATGGGAATTGATTTTGCTGAAACCAATCCTGAATTGGAAGAAAATAAAAGTGTGCAGGTTCTTTGGCAGGATTACAACCCTGTCAACCATAAACGAAGAAGAACCTATTCCATGGAAGTGAATAAGTAG
- a CDS encoding zinc metallopeptidase — MVGYYIIIGISMLVSWWVSSRLKSKFEYYSNVHLRNGLSGKEVAEKMLRDNGINDVQVISVPGQLTDHYNPADKTVNLSEGVYMQRNAASAAVAAHECGHAVQHAVGYSMLNLRSKLVPIVNISSNLMQFVLIAGIAVMAASRTIENPNGNTTVLAIGVAMFAMTTLFAFVTLPVEYDASNRAMKWLKDTGTVTAEEFVGVQDSLKWAARTYVVAALGSLAQLLYWASLLLGGRRD; from the coding sequence ATGGTGGGTTATTATATCATTATTGGTATTTCAATGTTGGTGAGCTGGTGGGTTTCGTCCAGATTGAAATCGAAATTTGAATATTATTCCAATGTACACCTTCGAAATGGACTTTCGGGGAAAGAAGTAGCGGAAAAAATGTTGAGAGATAACGGAATAAATGATGTTCAGGTCATATCAGTACCCGGGCAGTTGACGGACCACTATAATCCGGCAGATAAAACAGTTAACCTTTCAGAAGGAGTTTATATGCAGAGAAACGCAGCATCGGCGGCAGTCGCAGCCCACGAATGCGGACATGCAGTACAACATGCAGTAGGATATTCTATGTTGAATTTACGTTCAAAACTGGTTCCTATTGTGAATATAAGTTCCAATCTTATGCAGTTTGTTCTTATTGCGGGTATCGCAGTAATGGCTGCATCAAGAACGATTGAAAATCCGAATGGAAATACAACTGTTCTTGCGATTGGAGTCGCTATGTTTGCAATGACAACGCTTTTTGCTTTTGTAACACTTCCAGTGGAATATGACGCAAGTAACAGAGCTATGAAATGGCTTAAAGATACAGGCACTGTAACTGCAGAAGAATTTGTCGGGGTACAGGACAGTTTGAAATGGGCTGCAAGAACTTACGTGGTAGCTGCCTTAGGTTCTCTGGCACAGCTTCTTTACTGGGCATCTTTGCTTCTTGGTGGAAGAAGGGATTAA
- a CDS encoding NADH-quinone oxidoreductase subunit B: MSDKKPVIRTDAPAPEGYEGEGFFATKLSSVIGMARKFSLWPLPFATSCCGIEFMATLNPTYDASRFGMERNSFSPRQADMLMVCGTISKKLGPVLKEVYTQMAEPKWVVAVGACASSGGIFDTYSVLQGIDKIIPVDVYVPGCPPRPEQIIEGVMQVQALAESESIRRRDMPEYQKLLDSYNISN; encoded by the coding sequence ATGTCAGATAAAAAACCAGTAATAAGAACAGATGCACCTGCTCCCGAAGGATATGAAGGAGAAGGGTTTTTCGCAACAAAACTGAGCAGTGTAATCGGGATGGCAAGAAAGTTTTCACTTTGGCCGTTACCATTTGCTACCTCTTGTTGTGGTATTGAGTTTATGGCTACCCTGAACCCCACATATGATGCTTCAAGATTTGGTATGGAAAGAAACTCTTTCTCTCCAAGACAAGCAGATATGCTGATGGTTTGCGGAACTATATCAAAGAAATTAGGACCAGTCCTGAAAGAAGTTTACACTCAGATGGCTGAGCCGAAATGGGTGGTAGCAGTGGGAGCTTGTGCTTCCAGCGGTGGTATTTTTGATACCTATTCTGTACTTCAGGGAATTGATAAAATTATTCCGGTAGACGTATACGTTCCTGGATGTCCTCCAAGACCTGAGCAGATCATTGAAGGAGTAATGCAGGTACAGGCTCTTGCGGAAAGCGAAAGCATCAGAAGAAGGGACATGCCTGAATATCAGAAATTATTAGATTCTTACAACATAAGCAACTAA
- the nuoD gene encoding NADH dehydrogenase (quinone) subunit D has product MKDNSLSNILNQYESKEQIDGQLYTLNLGPTHPATHGIFQNILTMDGERILHAEQTVGYIHRAFEKISERRNYSQITTLTDRMNYCSAPINNLGWHMTVEKLIGVKVPKRVDYMRVILMELARIGDHLICNGVTGMDSGAITGLTYMFIERERIYDMYEQICGARMTTNMGRIGGFERDFTPKFHELLKDFLKTFPARFKEFGTLLERNRIFMDRTIGTGAISAERALSYGFTGPNLRAAGVDYDVRVAQPYSSYEDFDFIIPVGTSGDTYDRFMVRQQEIWESLKIINQAYDNLPEGPFHADVPDFYLPEKADVYQKMEALIYHFKIVMGETDVPKGEVYHAVEGGNGELGFYLVSDGGRSPYRLHFRRPCFIYYQAYPEMITGSVISDAIVTMCSMNIIAGELDA; this is encoded by the coding sequence ATGAAAGATAACTCATTATCTAATATACTAAACCAGTACGAAAGTAAGGAACAGATTGACGGACAATTATACACCCTGAATCTAGGACCTACCCACCCTGCTACTCACGGGATTTTCCAGAATATCTTAACGATGGACGGAGAAAGAATCCTTCACGCAGAGCAAACCGTAGGATACATCCACAGAGCATTTGAGAAAATTTCTGAAAGAAGAAACTATTCTCAGATCACTACCCTTACAGACCGTATGAATTACTGTTCTGCACCTATCAATAACTTAGGTTGGCACATGACAGTAGAAAAACTGATTGGCGTTAAAGTTCCAAAACGTGTAGACTATATGCGTGTTATCTTGATGGAGCTTGCTAGAATCGGTGATCACCTGATCTGTAACGGGGTAACCGGAATGGACTCAGGAGCTATTACAGGTCTTACGTATATGTTCATCGAAAGAGAACGTATTTATGATATGTATGAGCAGATCTGCGGAGCCAGAATGACAACCAATATGGGAAGAATCGGAGGATTTGAAAGAGATTTCACCCCTAAATTTCATGAGTTACTGAAAGATTTCTTAAAAACCTTCCCGGCAAGATTCAAAGAATTCGGTACTTTATTAGAAAGAAACAGAATTTTCATGGATAGAACCATTGGTACAGGAGCTATTTCTGCTGAAAGAGCATTAAGCTATGGTTTCACAGGTCCCAACTTACGTGCAGCAGGAGTAGATTATGATGTAAGAGTTGCACAGCCTTATTCTTCCTACGAAGATTTCGACTTCATTATTCCAGTAGGAACTTCTGGTGACACTTACGACCGTTTCATGGTTCGTCAACAGGAAATCTGGGAATCTCTAAAAATTATCAATCAAGCATACGACAATCTTCCGGAAGGACCATTCCACGCGGATGTTCCTGATTTCTATCTTCCAGAAAAGGCAGATGTTTATCAGAAAATGGAAGCATTAATTTACCATTTCAAAATCGTAATGGGAGAAACGGATGTTCCTAAAGGAGAAGTTTATCATGCTGTAGAAGGTGGAAACGGAGAATTAGGATTCTATCTTGTGAGTGACGGAGGAAGAAGCCCTTACAGACTTCACTTCAGAAGACCATGCTTCATCTACTATCAGGCATACCCTGAAATGATTACAGGTTCTGTAATTTCAGATGCCATTGTAACGATGTGTAGTATGAATATTATTGCGGGAGAATTAGACGCATAA
- a CDS encoding NADH-quinone oxidoreductase subunit A, with protein MNLPESYIPILIQAGVAVGFVAVSLLGAHFLGPQQKKGDSVKNQSWECGVPVEGNARTPFSIKYFLTAVLFVLFDIEIVFFYPYAVNFREFGMEGFLAVLTFVAIFFMAFFYVWKRGALDWDK; from the coding sequence ATGAATTTACCTGAAAGTTATATTCCAATCCTTATCCAGGCTGGTGTAGCAGTAGGATTTGTAGCTGTTTCTTTGCTTGGGGCACATTTCTTGGGCCCACAGCAGAAAAAAGGAGACTCTGTAAAAAACCAAAGCTGGGAATGTGGAGTTCCTGTAGAAGGAAATGCGAGAACGCCGTTTTCTATCAAGTACTTCCTGACCGCGGTATTGTTCGTACTATTCGATATCGAAATCGTATTCTTTTATCCTTACGCTGTAAACTTCAGAGAATTCGGTATGGAAGGATTCCTTGCTGTACTTACATTCGTTGCCATCTTCTTCATGGCGTTTTTCTATGTTTGGAAACGCGGTGCACTGGATTGGGATAAATAA